One genomic region from Methanotorris formicicus Mc-S-70 encodes:
- a CDS encoding RlmF-related methyltransferase, translating to MIGLKIEDAIKINKNLEKYVVEKNGKMRLNLKNKIALIEYNKTILKALFGLDVEFHKEALVPTPVNRYLFVQSIDRSLKKLKNQKEINILEIGTGATTVIALIAAKCFNYNVIATEVVDEYLEYAKKNVLKNNLENKIKIIHSKGNIIKNIPEMENRRFDVILSYPPFYDKNAVSSGRKFGGALARDVELIGGGKYGEEFSLQIIEEGIDFLNENGIIALMMPKKPEERRKLIIEKMKEVGLSVEVDEIRTGNRLRYIIKGIK from the coding sequence ATGATAGGATTAAAGATAGAAGATGCTATTAAAATCAACAAAAATTTAGAGAAATATGTTGTAGAGAAGAATGGAAAAATGAGGTTGAACTTAAAAAATAAGATAGCGTTGATAGAATACAACAAAACGATATTAAAAGCATTATTTGGACTAGATGTTGAATTCCACAAAGAGGCATTAGTTCCTACACCAGTAAATAGGTATTTGTTTGTGCAATCTATAGACAGGTCTTTAAAAAAATTAAAAAACCAGAAGGAAATAAACATTTTAGAGATAGGTACTGGAGCAACGACAGTAATTGCTCTAATAGCAGCAAAATGCTTTAATTACAACGTTATTGCTACAGAGGTTGTTGATGAATATTTGGAGTATGCAAAGAAGAATGTCTTAAAGAACAATTTAGAAAATAAAATAAAAATAATACATTCAAAAGGCAACATTATCAAAAATATCCCAGAAATGGAGAATAGAAGGTTTGATGTTATTTTATCTTATCCTCCATTCTATGACAAAAATGCAGTAAGTAGTGGAAGGAAGTTTGGCGGTGCTTTGGCAAGAGATGTTGAGTTGATTGGTGGGGGGAAATACGGAGAGGAATTTTCCCTGCAAATAATTGAAGAAGGGATTGATTTTTTAAATGAAAATGGTATTATTGCTTTAATGATGCCAAAAAAACCAGAGGAAAGGAGGAAATTAATCATTGAAAAAATGAAGGAAGTTGGGTTAAGTGTTGAGGTTGACGAAATTAGAACTGGAAATAGGTTGAGGTATATTATCAAAGGAATAAAATAA
- a CDS encoding transposase: MWYYGYKATYITDGLYLMLISINPANQHDLDILKENFRGFVREFMNCSIIGDKGYIDKGFENLLRQGKVYFEAIKRN, encoded by the coding sequence CTGTGGTATTATGGATACAAAGCAACTTATATTACCGATGGGTTGTATCTAATGTTGATATCCATAAATCCTGCAAATCAGCATGATTTGGACATTCTAAAAGAAAATTTTAGAGGGTTTGTTCGGGAATTTATGAACTGCAGTATAATCGGAGACAAAGGATATATAGATAAGGGCTTCGAAAACTTATTAAGGCAGGGGAAAGTTTATTTCGAAGCGATAAAAAGAAATTAG
- a CDS encoding glycosyltransferase family 4 protein, translating to MKILFLLNSDFGTKNTIGARAKPIGDELIKHNNILKIICRGYNKNLKDDYNIVQIFPHSDIVMKILTAIPIYVSKKFPANEVKNDIFEYFTIKKLKKIDLREYSIIHSWEFLPRVYKHIKEKNPNIKIIQDVPMAFPNVLKEIKDYNILFKGEKLEVSKYVKDALKYIDYYIAPSNFVKKSLINEGIDEEKIFIVPFGVDVEKFKPIEKGYSGIFRVAFSGNVNNRKGIPYLIKAWKGLNLKDAELNIYGRVYPEVKKYFKDAEKYNIKVYGFVDNINEELPKNHIYVFPSLLEGSAKSVYEALSCGLPVITTENAGSIVEDGKEGFIIPIQDVESLKEKILFFYNNGEKIEEFGKRARKKAEQYTWENYGKRVFEIYRLVSKNG from the coding sequence ATGAAAATTCTATTTCTATTAAATTCTGATTTTGGCACCAAAAACACAATTGGTGCAAGGGCAAAACCAATAGGTGATGAATTAATTAAACATAACAACATATTAAAAATAATTTGTAGGGGGTATAATAAGAACCTTAAAGATGATTACAATATTGTTCAGATTTTTCCGCATTCGGATATAGTTATGAAGATATTAACTGCGATTCCTATATATGTGTCAAAGAAATTTCCAGCCAATGAAGTTAAAAATGATATATTTGAATATTTCACTATAAAAAAACTAAAAAAAATAGATTTGAGGGAATATAGTATAATTCATTCATGGGAATTTTTGCCAAGGGTCTATAAACACATAAAAGAAAAAAATCCAAATATAAAAATTATCCAAGATGTTCCAATGGCATTTCCAAATGTTTTAAAGGAAATTAAGGACTATAACATTTTATTCAAAGGAGAAAAATTGGAAGTTTCGAAATATGTAAAGGATGCTCTAAAATATATAGATTATTATATAGCACCATCAAACTTTGTAAAAAAATCTTTAATAAATGAGGGAATTGATGAAGAAAAAATCTTTATAGTGCCTTTTGGTGTAGATGTGGAAAAATTTAAGCCAATTGAAAAGGGTTACAGTGGAATATTTAGAGTAGCGTTTTCTGGAAATGTTAATAATAGAAAAGGCATTCCTTATTTAATTAAAGCATGGAAAGGATTGAACCTAAAAGATGCTGAGTTAAACATATATGGTAGGGTTTATCCAGAGGTTAAAAAATATTTTAAAGATGCAGAAAAGTATAATATAAAGGTCTATGGTTTTGTAGATAATATAAATGAGGAATTACCAAAAAACCACATCTATGTGTTTCCTTCTTTGTTGGAGGGGTCTGCTAAGTCAGTTTATGAAGCATTATCTTGTGGATTGCCAGTTATAACTACAGAAAATGCTGGAAGTATTGTAGAAGATGGAAAAGAAGGTTTTATAATTCCAATACAGGATGTTGAGAGCTTGAAGGAGAAGATTCTATTCTTTTACAATAATGGAGAAAAGATTGAAGAATTTGGAAAAAGGGCAAGAAAGAAAGCAGAACAATACACTTGGGAGAATTATGGAAAACGAGTTTTTGAAATTTACAGATTGGTGAGTAAAAATGGATAA
- a CDS encoding glycosyltransferase family 4 protein: MDKILYVHNADFSKPCANRIQVLNMCKAFKKIGQNITLLSFNCDKEILKNLYGEDVDFNLISLKPIGNYYIRSLLLFLKFLRLKSDYNWIYTRDLIFAFLVSKFFKSKKVIYELHDASKDKIWHFLFKRTFKNLYCCVVISEGLKNDLTKLGFNSDRIKVLHDGVDLEKFDINISKEEARDVLELPRGKIIVTYTGSLQNWKGYKTFLKSYDHLENKENIAYLVVGGNEEQVSKLREEYKNKNIIFIPFVENSKIPLFLKASDILVIPNSSKYEISIKYTSPLKLFEYMASKRPIIASDLPSIREVVSENEVLFFKADNEEDLALKIEKLINDKDLQNKLVYNAYKKIKVYTWEERCKKISNYFNDWMKY; the protein is encoded by the coding sequence ATGGATAAAATATTATATGTACATAATGCTGATTTTTCAAAGCCTTGTGCTAACAGAATTCAAGTTCTAAATATGTGTAAGGCATTTAAAAAAATCGGACAAAATATCACATTATTGAGTTTTAATTGTGATAAAGAAATCCTTAAGAATCTTTATGGAGAAGATGTTGATTTTAATTTAATTTCTTTAAAACCTATTGGAAACTATTATATAAGGAGTTTATTATTATTTTTAAAGTTTTTAAGGCTTAAAAGTGATTATAATTGGATTTATACAAGAGATTTAATATTCGCTTTTTTGGTTTCAAAATTTTTTAAAAGTAAGAAAGTTATTTATGAGTTGCATGACGCATCCAAAGATAAAATTTGGCATTTTTTATTTAAAAGAACATTCAAGAATTTGTATTGTTGTGTAGTTATTAGTGAAGGGCTAAAAAATGATCTAACGAAATTAGGGTTTAATTCAGATAGAATAAAAGTATTGCACGATGGTGTCGATTTAGAGAAATTTGATATTAATATTTCAAAAGAAGAAGCAAGAGATGTATTGGAATTACCAAGGGGTAAAATAATAGTAACTTACACGGGGAGTTTACAGAATTGGAAGGGCTATAAGACTTTTTTAAAATCTTATGATCATTTAGAAAATAAAGAAAATATTGCCTATTTGGTTGTTGGTGGTAATGAAGAACAGGTAAGTAAGTTAAGGGAAGAATATAAAAATAAAAATATTATTTTTATACCATTTGTTGAAAACTCTAAAATTCCATTGTTTTTAAAGGCATCAGATATTTTAGTTATTCCAAACTCTTCCAAGTATGAAATTTCAATTAAATATACATCTCCATTAAAGTTATTTGAATATATGGCATCTAAAAGACCGATTATAGCAAGTGACTTACCCAGCATCAGGGAAGTCGTTAGTGAGAATGAAGTTTTATTTTTTAAGGCAGATAATGAGGAAGATTTAGCATTAAAGATAGAAAAACTTATAAACGATAAAGATTTACAAAATAAATTGGTATATAACGCTTATAAAAAAATTAAGGTTTATACTTGGGAAGAAAGGTGCAAAAAAATATCAAATTATTTTAATGATTGGATGAAATATTGA
- a CDS encoding acylneuraminate cytidylyltransferase family protein, whose translation MKILGLIPARGGSKGLPRKNIKPLLGKPLIGWTIEYAKNSKYIDKVVVSTDDEEIAKVSKECGAEVPFLRPKELARDDSPTIDAIIHAINWFEERGMFFDILVLLQTTSPLRTTEDIDNAIELFLNNKEALSLVSVKENEHPPFWSLKIENRFLKPLFGEEYFRKRRQELPKSYMPNGAIFISYVNILKEYKTFYTPKTIAYIMPPERSIDIDNEFDFLLAEFILKNKK comes from the coding sequence ATGAAAATTTTGGGATTAATTCCAGCAAGGGGGGGAAGTAAAGGACTTCCAAGAAAGAACATAAAACCACTATTGGGGAAGCCATTAATAGGTTGGACGATTGAGTATGCAAAGAATAGCAAATATATTGATAAGGTTGTGGTATCAACGGATGATGAAGAAATAGCCAAAGTATCAAAAGAATGTGGAGCAGAAGTTCCATTTCTAAGACCGAAAGAATTAGCAAGAGATGATTCACCAACAATAGATGCAATAATACATGCAATAAATTGGTTTGAGGAAAGAGGGATGTTTTTTGATATTTTGGTTTTACTTCAAACAACATCTCCATTAAGAACTACAGAGGATATTGACAATGCAATTGAGTTATTTTTAAATAATAAAGAGGCATTATCATTAGTTAGTGTCAAAGAGAATGAACATCCACCATTTTGGAGTTTAAAGATCGAAAATAGATTTTTAAAGCCATTATTTGGGGAGGAGTATTTTAGAAAGAGAAGGCAAGAGTTGCCTAAAAGTTACATGCCAAATGGTGCAATATTTATATCTTATGTTAACATATTAAAAGAATATAAAACATTTTATACTCCAAAGACCATTGCTTACATAATGCCACCAGAAAGAAGTATTGATATTGATAACGAATTTGATTTTCTCTTAGCAGAATTTATCTTAAAAAATAAAAAGTGA
- the neuB gene encoding N-acetylneuraminate synthase translates to MKKIKIENKVIGENEPTFIIAEAGVNHNGDIELAKKLVDVASECGVDAIKFQTFKTEKVVAKDTPKAEYQIKNTGTDESQYEMIKKLELSEDEFIELYEYTKKKGLIFLSTPFDFESADFLNDLVPAFKISSTDLTNLPFLEYVAEKGKPIILSTGMGTLGEVGEAVNTIREINDDLILLHCITNYPASFESLNLRAIQTLKEAFKLLVGFSDHSLGIYAPISAVTLGAVVIEKHFTVDKNLPGPDHKASLNPEELKEMVNAIRLIEKALGDGIKRPTPEEEKIKKVARRSLVANMDIPKGTVIKKEMIAIKRPGTGIEPKYLNVVIGKKAKRDIKKDEVLKWGDLE, encoded by the coding sequence ATGAAAAAAATAAAAATTGAAAATAAAGTCATTGGAGAAAATGAGCCAACATTTATAATTGCAGAGGCAGGGGTTAATCATAACGGAGATATTGAGTTGGCAAAAAAATTGGTTGATGTTGCATCAGAATGTGGGGTTGATGCTATAAAATTCCAAACATTTAAAACAGAGAAGGTTGTTGCTAAAGATACTCCAAAAGCAGAGTATCAGATAAAAAATACTGGAACTGACGAAAGTCAATATGAAATGATAAAAAAACTTGAACTTAGTGAAGATGAATTTATAGAACTCTATGAATACACAAAAAAGAAAGGTTTAATATTTTTATCAACTCCATTTGATTTTGAAAGTGCCGATTTTTTGAATGATTTAGTACCTGCATTTAAAATATCTTCAACTGACTTAACAAATTTGCCATTTTTGGAATATGTTGCTGAGAAAGGAAAACCAATAATATTATCAACAGGTATGGGGACTTTAGGAGAAGTGGGGGAGGCAGTAAATACAATAAGGGAGATAAATGATGATTTGATTTTGTTGCATTGTATAACAAACTATCCTGCAAGTTTTGAAAGTTTAAATTTAAGAGCCATACAAACTCTCAAAGAAGCTTTTAAACTACTTGTTGGATTCTCTGACCATAGTTTAGGAATCTATGCTCCAATAAGTGCTGTAACTTTGGGGGCTGTTGTTATTGAGAAACATTTTACTGTTGATAAAAACTTGCCGGGTCCAGACCATAAGGCATCTCTAAATCCAGAAGAGTTGAAAGAGATGGTTAATGCTATCCGTTTAATTGAAAAAGCATTAGGAGACGGAATAAAAAGACCAACTCCCGAGGAAGAAAAGATTAAAAAAGTTGCAAGGAGGAGTTTAGTAGCCAATATGGATATTCCAAAAGGAACTGTTATAAAAAAGGAAATGATTGCCATAAAAAGACCTGGGACTGGAATTGAACCAAAGTATTTAAATGTTGTTATTGGAAAGAAGGCAAAAAGAGACATTAAAAAAGATGAAGTTTTAAAATGGGGGGATTTAGAATGA
- the neuC gene encoding UDP-N-acetylglucosamine 2-epimerase — protein sequence MSCDVVFITDSRSEYSLMKRTLKELKKYIKLKIIATGMHLSEKYGYTVKEIEKDGFDVEKVESLLDSNSLGTMVKTLGIELYGITQIVERLNPKLIFVEGDRGDALAGAIIGSYLNIPVVHHGGGDISESIDNKIRYAISMFADYHLVGNIESYNRLIRMGIPKERVFIVGEPGLDDIYLGNFTSEEEIVKKFNINKKKPLALLIYHPNTKEFKDIEVQIKSILDAIAELKLQTIAIYSNCDAGGNTINNYLEKYSSKYDFIKVFPHINRKDFLGLMNICDLMIGNSSSGIVELPSFKKPFIHVGNRQRGRLTGGNVIFVGYNKGKIKESIYRALYDINFKEKLKNIKNPYGNGTAFLKITKIILNILNKVV from the coding sequence ATGTCTTGTGATGTGGTTTTTATAACGGATTCAAGGTCGGAATACTCATTAATGAAACGGACATTAAAAGAACTCAAAAAATATATAAAATTAAAAATTATTGCCACTGGTATGCATTTAAGTGAAAAATATGGATATACGGTAAAAGAAATAGAGAAAGACGGGTTTGATGTAGAAAAAGTTGAATCTTTGTTAGATTCAAATTCTTTAGGGACGATGGTAAAAACTCTTGGGATTGAGTTATACGGAATAACACAAATTGTTGAAAGATTAAATCCAAAATTAATATTTGTTGAAGGAGATAGGGGAGATGCATTGGCAGGAGCAATTATTGGTTCTTATCTGAATATTCCTGTTGTCCATCATGGTGGAGGAGATATATCTGAGTCCATAGATAATAAAATAAGATATGCAATTTCAATGTTTGCTGATTATCACTTAGTTGGTAATATTGAAAGTTATAACAGGCTAATAAGGATGGGTATTCCAAAAGAAAGAGTATTTATTGTTGGTGAGCCAGGATTGGATGATATATACCTAGGAAATTTTACATCAGAAGAAGAAATTGTAAAAAAATTTAACATTAATAAAAAGAAACCGTTAGCATTGTTAATATACCACCCAAATACAAAAGAATTTAAAGATATAGAAGTACAAATTAAATCAATATTAGATGCAATTGCTGAATTAAAACTTCAAACAATTGCGATATATTCAAACTGTGATGCAGGAGGTAACACCATAAATAATTATTTAGAAAAATATTCCTCAAAATATGACTTTATAAAGGTATTCCCACACATAAATAGGAAAGATTTTTTAGGATTGATGAATATTTGTGATTTAATGATTGGAAATTCGAGTTCTGGTATCGTAGAATTACCAAGTTTTAAAAAACCCTTTATTCATGTTGGTAATAGACAAAGAGGTAGATTAACAGGAGGAAATGTTATTTTTGTTGGATATAACAAAGGAAAAATAAAAGAATCTATTTATAGAGCACTATATGATATTAATTTTAAAGAAAAATTGAAAAATATTAAAAACCCCTATGGAAATGGCACAGCATTTTTAAAAATCACAAAAATAATTCTAAATATATTAAATAAGGTGGTATAA
- a CDS encoding GNAT family N-acetyltransferase translates to MEVITSKKDWNNILKNFEMFDDVYFKYEYFKIYKRHYRVDIEGIYWEDDNINIFLGHLIRDISKIPLFKDFKYFDLTTPYGYGGPLIITKSNDKDHIKRSLIKFKKDYYDYCKSKNYVCEFIRFHPVFENYKYLNNVFSIEYINDTVVIDLRKDIDTIYKSLKKGHKYNIKKTIKEGCIVNVILDPSPEDIDNFMLCYNEMLRRNESPKKYYFTKDFIKDHFNYLEALLITIEHNNRCIGASIFIKGKNILHYYLSGSFKIKGVYPNDLIIWEAIKYGKKNNFKYLFLGGGRGSNDSLFKYKSGFSNNYKQFYIGKIIFNNEIYNKLINITGLNKDDRFFPLYRKINDINII, encoded by the coding sequence ATGGAAGTTATCACCTCTAAAAAAGACTGGAATAATATTTTAAAAAATTTTGAAATGTTTGATGATGTATATTTTAAGTACGAATACTTCAAGATTTACAAACGACATTATAGAGTGGATATTGAAGGTATTTATTGGGAAGATGACAATATAAATATCTTCCTTGGTCATTTAATTAGAGATATAAGTAAAATCCCTCTATTCAAAGATTTTAAATATTTTGATTTAACAACACCTTATGGATATGGAGGTCCATTAATTATTACCAAATCTAATGATAAAGACCACATAAAAAGATCCTTAATTAAATTTAAAAAAGATTATTATGATTATTGTAAGTCTAAAAATTATGTATGTGAGTTCATAAGATTTCATCCTGTTTTTGAAAATTATAAATATTTAAATAATGTATTTAGTATAGAATATATAAACGACACTGTGGTAATAGATTTAAGGAAAGATATTGATACTATATATAAATCTTTAAAGAAAGGACATAAATACAATATAAAAAAAACTATAAAAGAAGGATGTATTGTAAATGTAATTTTGGATCCAAGCCCTGAAGACATTGACAATTTTATGTTGTGTTATAATGAAATGTTAAGAAGAAACGAATCTCCAAAGAAATATTATTTTACTAAAGATTTTATAAAAGATCACTTTAATTACTTAGAGGCACTATTAATAACTATAGAACATAACAACAGATGCATAGGCGCTAGTATTTTCATTAAAGGAAAAAATATATTACATTATTATTTATCAGGATCTTTTAAAATTAAAGGGGTATATCCCAATGACTTAATAATATGGGAAGCAATAAAATATGGAAAAAAAAACAATTTTAAGTATCTATTTTTAGGCGGGGGGAGAGGAAGCAATGATTCATTGTTCAAATACAAATCAGGATTTTCAAACAACTATAAACAATTTTATATTGGAAAAATTATATTTAATAATGAAATATATAACAAACTTATAAATATTACTGGATTAAATAAAGATGATAGATTTTTTCCATTATATAGAAAAATCAATGATATCAATATCATTTAA
- a CDS encoding DegT/DnrJ/EryC1/StrS family aminotransferase, with protein sequence MRIPLFKIYWDEEDIEAVEKIIKSGMFWSSGKEIEEFENKISQYIGSKYCVVFNSGSSALHALMKVYDFKEGDEIIVPSFTFIATAIAPLYVNAKPVFADIEEETLGLNPDDVLEKMTNKTKAIMPIHYGGMPCKIKELKEIAEDYNLILIEDAAEAFGAKVNDKNVGTFGDSAISSFCQNKIFTTGEGGCVVTNNEELYKKLKLIVSYGRISERNYFEGQSITDYVDIGHNWRLSTILASLGISQLNKVDKLIEMRRKNAEYLNKELNKIDGINVIKPPKNYFAVYQLYSIILENNKIRDELMNYLKEKGIATKIYFEPCHKYSVFKKLGYNIKLPTTENISSRILTLPMYPHMNKDELNYIINTIKEFFEGGKNG encoded by the coding sequence ATGAGAATCCCTTTATTTAAAATTTATTGGGATGAGGAAGATATAGAAGCAGTTGAAAAAATAATAAAATCAGGAATGTTTTGGAGTTCAGGAAAAGAGATTGAGGAATTTGAAAACAAAATCTCCCAATATATTGGTTCAAAGTATTGTGTTGTTTTTAATTCTGGGAGTTCTGCTTTGCATGCTTTAATGAAGGTCTATGATTTTAAAGAAGGAGATGAAATAATTGTTCCATCATTTACTTTTATAGCGACGGCTATTGCCCCACTATATGTAAATGCAAAGCCAGTGTTTGCAGATATTGAAGAAGAGACATTAGGGTTAAATCCTGACGATGTTTTAGAGAAAATGACAAATAAAACAAAGGCAATTATGCCAATCCACTATGGAGGAATGCCTTGCAAAATAAAAGAACTTAAAGAAATTGCTGAGGACTATAATCTAATCCTAATAGAGGATGCAGCAGAGGCATTTGGAGCAAAGGTTAATGATAAAAATGTAGGAACTTTTGGAGATTCTGCAATATCTAGTTTTTGTCAGAATAAGATATTTACAACGGGTGAGGGAGGTTGCGTAGTAACTAATAACGAAGAATTGTATAAAAAACTGAAACTTATTGTATCTTATGGGAGAATTTCTGAAAGAAATTATTTTGAAGGACAGTCAATAACCGACTATGTTGATATTGGACATAACTGGCGTTTATCAACAATTTTAGCATCCTTAGGAATTTCCCAACTAAATAAAGTTGATAAACTAATAGAAATGAGGAGAAAAAACGCAGAATATTTAAATAAAGAGTTGAATAAAATAGATGGAATAAATGTTATAAAACCACCAAAGAATTATTTTGCTGTTTATCAATTGTATAGCATTATTTTAGAAAATAACAAAATTAGGGATGAATTAATGAATTATTTAAAAGAAAAAGGAATTGCAACAAAAATTTATTTTGAACCATGCCATAAATATTCAGTTTTTAAAAAACTCGGTTATAATATAAAATTGCCAACGACAGAAAATATTTCATCAAGAATTCTAACACTTCCAATGTATCCTCACATGAACAAAGATGAATTAAATTATATCATCAACACAATAAAAGAATTTTTTGAAGGGGGTAA